One genomic window of Bombus fervidus isolate BK054 chromosome 14, iyBomFerv1, whole genome shotgun sequence includes the following:
- the LOC139994139 gene encoding electron transfer flavoprotein beta subunit lysine methyltransferase-like isoform X2 — MSRVMQAWKKKTNARFDCWTIEKIVSFYGSFKRTISKNLTDIGIEKFCDEIVQCDSEVVRAIFEHTEIVRSHMTPEIQLFLLTPNCNLYHTQYERISESKGIKRSVFLEPFWSIYWPGGQALTRFVLDEGRTLFESSKEILDLGAGCGATAIAAKLVGADRVVANDIDRAVSEIGNRVLNGYEENQTCGSHHTVFPISRR, encoded by the exons atgtcaCGTGTTATGCAAGCAtggaaaaagaagacaaaCGCTCGATTTG ACTGCTGGACGATCGAGAAAATAGTATCTTTTTACGGATCTTTTAAAAGAACGATTTCCAAAAATTTGACGGACATCGGCATCGAGAAATTCTGTGATGAAATCGTTCAATGTGATTCAGAAGTAGTGCGTGCCATTTTTGAGCATACTGAGATTGTTAGGAGCCATATGACGCCAGAGATCCAACTATTTCTTTTAACTCCCAACTGTAATTTATACCACACGCAATACGAAAGAATTTCGGAGTCGAAAGGGATAAAGAGAAGCGTTTTCTTGGAACCTTTTTGGTCGATTTATTGGCCAGGTGGACAGGCTCTCACTAGATTTGTACTGGACGAAGGAAGAACACTTTTTGAATCCTCGAAGGAAATTTTGGATCTTGGAGCTGGATGTGGTGCCACCGCTATTGCTGCAAAGCTCGTTGGCGCTGACAGGGTTGTTGCCAACGATATCGATAGAG CGGTATCAGAAATCGGGAACCGTGTTCTGAATGGTTACGAGGAAAATCAAACATGTGGGTCACACCACACGGTATTCCCCATATCACGGAGGTAG
- the LOC139994139 gene encoding electron transfer flavoprotein beta subunit lysine methyltransferase-like isoform X1, whose product MSRVMQAWKKKTNARFDCWTIEKIVSFYGSFKRTISKNLTDIGIEKFCDEIVQCDSEVVRAIFEHTEIVRSHMTPEIQLFLLTPNCNLYHTQYERISESKGIKRSVFLEPFWSIYWPGGQALTRFVLDEGRTLFESSKEILDLGAGCGATAIAAKLVGADRVVANDIDRVACTAISMNAILNRVNVKVSHQNLLHELPEKTIDVIFIGDMLYDAEIAATLIPWLEKARGNGTRIYLADPGRHGLTEDLKKRLKVLRHYRLPENVQKENYGYDSCNVWEFCG is encoded by the exons atgtcaCGTGTTATGCAAGCAtggaaaaagaagacaaaCGCTCGATTTG ACTGCTGGACGATCGAGAAAATAGTATCTTTTTACGGATCTTTTAAAAGAACGATTTCCAAAAATTTGACGGACATCGGCATCGAGAAATTCTGTGATGAAATCGTTCAATGTGATTCAGAAGTAGTGCGTGCCATTTTTGAGCATACTGAGATTGTTAGGAGCCATATGACGCCAGAGATCCAACTATTTCTTTTAACTCCCAACTGTAATTTATACCACACGCAATACGAAAGAATTTCGGAGTCGAAAGGGATAAAGAGAAGCGTTTTCTTGGAACCTTTTTGGTCGATTTATTGGCCAGGTGGACAGGCTCTCACTAGATTTGTACTGGACGAAGGAAGAACACTTTTTGAATCCTCGAAGGAAATTTTGGATCTTGGAGCTGGATGTGGTGCCACCGCTATTGCTGCAAAGCTCGTTGGCGCTGACAGGGTTGTTGCCAACGATATCGATAGAG TTGCCTGCACAGCTATTTCCATGAACGCTATCCTGAACCGCGTGAATGTCAAAGTGTCTCATCAAAACCTGTTACATGAATTGCCCGAAAAGACAATTGACGTTATTTTCATTGGAGATATGCTGTACGACGCAGAAATTGCTGCTACTTTAATTCCGTGGCTCGAAAAAGCGCGCGGTAATGGGACGAGGATTTATCTGGCAGATCCAGGAAGACACGGTCTGACGGAGGATTTGAAAAAACGTCTGAAAGTTCTGAGGCATTACCGGTTGCCAGAGAATGTACAGaaagagaattacggttacgACAGTTGCAACGTTTGGGAGTTCTGCGGATAA
- the LOC139994139 gene encoding electron transfer flavoprotein beta subunit lysine methyltransferase-like isoform X3, translated as MSRVMQAWKKKTNARFDCWTIEKIVSFYGSFKRTISKNLTDIGIEKFCDEIVQCDSEVVRAIFEHTEIVRSHMTPEIQLFLLTPNCNLYHTQYERISESKGIKRSVFLEPFWSIYWPGGQALTRFVLDEGRTLFESSKEILDLGAGCGATAIAAKLVGADRVVANDIDRGRLPIGSGVCGRSRMLSRTYEPAICRAAGR; from the exons atgtcaCGTGTTATGCAAGCAtggaaaaagaagacaaaCGCTCGATTTG ACTGCTGGACGATCGAGAAAATAGTATCTTTTTACGGATCTTTTAAAAGAACGATTTCCAAAAATTTGACGGACATCGGCATCGAGAAATTCTGTGATGAAATCGTTCAATGTGATTCAGAAGTAGTGCGTGCCATTTTTGAGCATACTGAGATTGTTAGGAGCCATATGACGCCAGAGATCCAACTATTTCTTTTAACTCCCAACTGTAATTTATACCACACGCAATACGAAAGAATTTCGGAGTCGAAAGGGATAAAGAGAAGCGTTTTCTTGGAACCTTTTTGGTCGATTTATTGGCCAGGTGGACAGGCTCTCACTAGATTTGTACTGGACGAAGGAAGAACACTTTTTGAATCCTCGAAGGAAATTTTGGATCTTGGAGCTGGATGTGGTGCCACCGCTATTGCTGCAAAGCTCGTTGGCGCTGACAGGGTTGTTGCCAACGATATCGATAGAG GGCGATTACCAATAGGATCAGGAGTCTGCGGACGGTCGAGAATGTTATCACGAACGTACGAACCCGCGATCTGCCGGGCAGCTGGGCGTTAG
- the LOC139994139 gene encoding electron transfer flavoprotein beta subunit lysine methyltransferase-like isoform X4, producing MSRVMQAWKKKTNARFDCWTIEKIVSFYGSFKRTISKNLTDIGIEKFCDEIVQCDSEVVRAIFEHTEIVRSHMTPEIQLFLLTPNCNLYHTQYERISESKGIKRSVFLEPFWSIYWPGGQALTRFVLDEGRTLFESSKEILDLGAGCGATAIAAKLVGADRVVANDIDRDGTVHRHSAYRGIIIIIIGKR from the exons atgtcaCGTGTTATGCAAGCAtggaaaaagaagacaaaCGCTCGATTTG ACTGCTGGACGATCGAGAAAATAGTATCTTTTTACGGATCTTTTAAAAGAACGATTTCCAAAAATTTGACGGACATCGGCATCGAGAAATTCTGTGATGAAATCGTTCAATGTGATTCAGAAGTAGTGCGTGCCATTTTTGAGCATACTGAGATTGTTAGGAGCCATATGACGCCAGAGATCCAACTATTTCTTTTAACTCCCAACTGTAATTTATACCACACGCAATACGAAAGAATTTCGGAGTCGAAAGGGATAAAGAGAAGCGTTTTCTTGGAACCTTTTTGGTCGATTTATTGGCCAGGTGGACAGGCTCTCACTAGATTTGTACTGGACGAAGGAAGAACACTTTTTGAATCCTCGAAGGAAATTTTGGATCTTGGAGCTGGATGTGGTGCCACCGCTATTGCTGCAAAGCTCGTTGGCGCTGACAGGGTTGTTGCCAACGATATCGATAGAG ACGGTACTGTTCACAGACATTCCGCTTACCGGggaattattatcattatcattggGAAACGTTGA
- the LOC139994118 gene encoding protein-L-isoaspartate O-methyltransferase domain-containing protein 1 — protein sequence MGAAVSSGQNNDELVDNLMKSGYIRTRKVEQVFRAIDRADYVLPSHRERAYNDLAWKHGNIHLSAPCIYSEVMESLSLEPGLSFLNLGSGTGYLSTMAGLILNQHGTNHGIELHEDCLNYAYERLEEFKQKSLALDEFDFCEPVFIQGNCLNVAPGRQYDRVYCGAACPENYEGFIKQFVCIGGILVMPFKDHLLRVLRIDEDTWLHFKMLPVSFATLVVPTTSEQTLFHLPECAPLSLQELCRGKIRYCLRTNVWKEHEDLETKKVILLERRRFSPPQQTLTRFVIPVMGESDESVSDESASDEDDEFTRRVCVLLSVDTDPRDLYTTSQVRAVVLCNMNESQNWQVVNSNGNVDWNNQNPENSSDSNKFVSRTEESSNVQTTSNSTEAKPENKAEVQNYTNVSETYLNLLKHTETLLNISESDSETEQDETLVQRKKMAKREKTDSGIVEDVNLSNEDNSPRSNTSQSDSEPVDPPDMAEPMDIDPSNSPRDQEIIVARYVNSNAFSTYMKEKIHELPLPFSSKLYLNYNRKL from the exons ATGGGGGCAGCTGTAAGCAGTGGACAAAATAACGATGAATTAGTTGATAACTTAATGAAATCTGGATATATAAGAACAAGAAAAGTGGAACAAGTATTTAGAGCTATTGATAGAGCAGACTATGTTTTACCATCTCACAGAGAAAGAGCTTACAATGATCTTGCCTGGAAACATGGTAACATTCATTTATCTGCACCATGTATATATAGCGAGGTGATGGAAAGTCTTTCATTGGAACCAGGATTGAGCTTTTTAAATCTTGGATCAGGAACTGGTTATCTCAGTACAATGGCAGGACTCATATTGA ACCAACATGGAACAAATCATGGCATTGAGTTGCATGAAGATTGTTTAAATTATGCGTACGAGCGATTAGAAGAATTTAAGCAGAAGTCATTAGCACTGGATGAATTTGATTTTTGCGAACCAGTTTTTATACAAG GGAATTGTCTGAATGTTGCACCTGGTAGGCAGTATGACAGAGTATATTGTGGTGCAGCATGCCCCGAAAATTACGAAGgatttattaaacaatttgtaTGTATTGGAGGTATCCTCGTAATGCCGTTTAAAGATCATTTGCTACGTGTACTCAGAATAGATGAAGATACTTGGTTACACTTTAAAATGCTTCCCGTATCGTTCGCAACGTTAGTCGTGCCTACTACTTCAGAGCAAACGTTATTCCActtac CTGAGTGTGCTCCATTATCTTTACAAGAACTATGCAGAGGTAAGATTAGGTACTGTTTGCGGACAAATGTATGGAAGGAACACGAAGATCTGGAAACGAAAAAAGTAATTCTATTAGAACGGCGAAGATTTAGTCCTCCACAGCAAACCTTAACAAGATTTGTAATTCCTGTGATGGGAGAATCTGATGAATCGGTGTCGGATGAATCAGCGTCAGATGAAGATGATGAATTTACGAGAAGGGTATGCGTGTTGCTCAGTGTAGACACTGATCCTAGAGATCTGTACACAACTTCTCAAGTACGGGCTGTTGTACTGTGTAACATGAACGAAAGCCAGAATTGGCAAGTAGTAAACAGTAACGGTAACGTTGACTGGAACAATCAGAATCCTGAAAATTCTTCGGATAGTAATAAATTCGTTTCGCGGACAGAAGAATCAAGCAATGTACAGACTACTTCCAATTCGACAGAAGCAAAACCTGAGAATAAAGCAGAGGTACAGAATTACACCAATGTCAGTGAAACCTATTTGAATTTACTCAAACATACTGAAACGTTGTTGAATATAAGTGAAAGTGATAGCGAAACAGAACAGGACGAGACTCTTGTTCAGCGTAAAAAAATGGCTAAACGGGAGAAAACGGACAGCGGTATCGTAGAAGACGTAAACTTAAGCAATGAAGATAATAGCCCTAGATCGAATACCAGTCAGTCAGATTCAGAACCTGTCGATCCTCCGGACATGGCGGAACCGATGGACATCGATCCTTCCAATAGCCCCCGTGACCAAGAAATAATAGTTGCCCGTTACGTGAACAGTAATGCCTTTTCTACGTatatgaaagagaaaatacaTGAGTTACCATTGCCTTTCTCATCAAAGTTGTACCTAAATTATAATCGTAAGCTGTAA